Genomic window (Ananas comosus cultivar F153 linkage group 1, ASM154086v1, whole genome shotgun sequence):
atttttttattgctcGTAATTTGTTTAACGATTTGCAGCTTACGAGTTTTAATCCCACATGTTCTATGTACTCAACAGTACGGAATTGGTACCttttttgaatgaaaataaGTAATTCGGAGCATAAGAAACCAACGTATTACATGTCTCATCATAAGCAGCGTCATGTCTTATCATAAGCGCGACGCTGACGTCCTTGATGAGAACTCGGTGACAAAGAGGTCCAAAGGTAGTGACACGGCTGTGCAGGACGTAGAAAAGGAGAGGGAGAATCGAGATATCGGCATTTTCGCAAAAAGTTCCACTCTCTCTGTTGAAGGAAACGGACGAAATGGAAGTGTTTCTCAACCAGAGTGCAAAGATAAAGATAACAGAATTCCGGAATGCAGAGGTTCTTCGGAAGAAACAATTGCATGTGATTCGAAAGTGTCAAATGAGAAAGATGGCAAATCAACCTCTATCGAAGCTGATGCTGCAGAAGACAAGGGATGCAGACACACTATGGAGGATGCTTGGGTGGTCCTTCCAGATGCTAGCTCGGAATATCCTGGAAAATTGAGGTGCTTATTGTTTCTAGTATTTTCTGCCTAATGTTtcttagattattttttttttggctcttcTGAAAAGTGGGTGAAGTGTAAGCGCCCTACAAATCTTGGTGGAAGTGGAAATCATGATATATTTTTGCTGGGTTGTTAAAACATTCTGTTTAGCTACATTTCATGGGAGTTACGGATCTATTTTAGTATTAGGTGAACAAGCAGGACAAGTGTGTATTCTGTTTCAGATAAACTGTGCTtgcaattattttaattatcgtATTCTTTTCCTGCAGATGTGCACATTTTGCAATTTACGATGGGCACGGCGGTCGCTTGGCAGCAGATTTCGCACAGAGACATTTACATGCTAATGTTCTTGCAGCAGGATTACCACGTGAGTTGGTGTGTCTACTTGGTCTAATTTTTATGTTAAGATATGACTAGTGATTTGCTCCGTTGATCACTTTAACTTCTACTTGGTCTCTCTAGTGCCTGATGGTTCAACTTTTGCCATTGCAGATGGATATAAAAGCTGCGAAGAAGGCCATCCTTGAAGGTAGGTAGTTTGTGACACAAGCTTCTATCATTTTCTTCCGCTTAATGTATGTTATATGTTAGATGTCGTTTTTAGGCTTGCTAGTTGTTACCAGCCTTTGTTGTATAATGATATTATTGCGACAAGGCATTTGAAATACTTCCTTGCAGTTTTTATACTTCTTTGCCATTCTATAGTTAGTCGAACCTTTTGGGACTTTGACTTGTTGCAGATTAAATGttcaattatatttatattgagCTGATATATGGTTAGTCATCTGACATAGTCCATATGGTAGTTTCGCATGTGCATATACTAgacaacttttatttatttatttatttattattattattattattttgggtgAGAACTAGCGTGTAAATGTTATGTTTGGAGGGAATCTAGGCtgattttgtatatatttaGTGTAAGAACATTCTGccaaaaattatctttttcctCCTAATTTTAGGCCAACAAGAATTCTATTTTGACTGGGTGTGCTAAGTGTACTGATCGCTACAATTTGTCTATCTGACATGCATACGACATGGTTTCCCCAGTATGTTATTCTTTGTTCGTAAAGTTAATCAAGATGATTTCTTCATTGTGTAGTACTGTAAATTTTACGATCCATTTTCTGTATTTTGGGTGCTAATTCATGCATATCAAACGCTTTGTCGTCGTATTTTAGTTATCTGGTCTACAATTAGCAAAGTAAATCACGTTGTATCACTCTTCTGATTTGCTTATTTCAATTAATTGCAGGTTTCCGAAGGACTGATGAATCTTTGCTTGAAGAAAGTGCTAAAGGTGGCATGAAAATTCTGTTAAATTAATTCTCGACTATATGTGTTTCTATGGGTTTTAGAAATTAGTTTCCAAATCAGATtattagatataatatatatgaaagttgacATCATAATATAAGAGAAAAGGATCACGTTGAAAGTGGAGGAATTTTCACTTAACAGCATTAACGGTTCTTGGAATTAGAAAATATGCCTAATGGACAAATCATCATATAATGGATTATTGGAAGCCCGATTTGGTGGTTGTTGAGCTTCTAATGTAGGCCTTAATCATTTTTTAGGAAAATATTCGACTAGTGAAGGCCAAATGAAAAAAACCCATCTAAATGCATTGTTACTGGGGTGATGAATTCTTCAGTTGAATGAAATCTATGTCTTTTACTATCATACGTTCTAATCACCATCGGACTTGTTCTTTCTTAttgttctcttcctttttttggttttgcaaAATGTGAATTCATTTGTCATATAGACAAATTGCTTCTGTGAGGGCATTGATTAGTCATTTTTACTGATGCCTTGACCATAACTTTCTCATATTTTACCATGATTAGTAAGTTGTACCCGTGATTTATCACCAAGTTATTAGCACGTAACGCAGTTAAGTGCCACTTCTTATTTCATCTCAAATCTTTATAAATTATGCAATTGAAAATAAGATGGCGATATACGTGGAACTACATTCACACACCATAATTACTTCATATCGAATTTTTATGAAGTTTTCTTCTGAGATTCAATCAAACTAATAATTCAATTTGCTTGTAAACATATCCTCAGGGAACTGGCAAGATGGTGCAACAGCTGTATGTGTCTGGGTCCTGGGCCAGACGGTTAGTCTTCTCTTTCTCAAGTCCTTTTTTCCAAATGTACAATTTGATGAGTTTTGGAACTTTCCAATTAGAACCTCTTCCCTTTTCCCTTATTAATCCTTGCAAATGGCGTTAAAATATTCTTGGTACTTACATTAAATAGGGTATATTATTAATGCAGCATTGTGTACTTTCATTCTATATTTTAGACAGTCCTCTTCATAATTCAAAATGTGGGATAAGTAGAGGGCTTAATTTAAGCCTTTTTTTCATGAAATTGAATATTATGTCATAAATGCAGTTGATCTACGTCGCTAGTATAACTTCTTTTGCTGTTTGGAATcatattttcttatatttttagtGGGGTTCTTTTGCTATATGTTTATTAGTAATGTATCAGGGTATTTCTGTTGCTAATCCTTGATCACATATCTCATGTTGTATGCAATCTGTTTATACTTCATCTGTTGGCTTCATGAATTGATGCAGGTCATGGTTGCTAATATTGGAGATGCGAAAGCAGTGCTAGCGAGGTCGTCCTCCGCTGAT
Coding sequences:
- the LOC109714747 gene encoding probable protein phosphatase 2C 67 isoform X2, producing the protein MSYHKRDADVLDENSVTKRSKGSDTAVQDVEKERENRDIGIFAKSSTLSVEGNGRNGSVSQPECKDKDNRIPECRGSSEETIACDSKVSNEKDGKSTSIEADAAEDKGCRHTMEDAWVVLPDASSEYPGKLRCAHFAIYDGHGGRLAADFAQRHLHANVLAAGLPRELMDIKAAKKAILEGFRRTDESLLEESAKGNWQDGATAVCVWVLGQTVMVANIGDAKAVLARSSSADQRLKAIVLTREHKAIYTQERTRIQKAGGSVGSNGRLQGRLEVSRAFGDRQFKKTTHAGGSDCNSRYSLFRTYRKGAVHHSWLRRLVGGFRTE
- the LOC109714747 gene encoding probable protein phosphatase 2C 67 isoform X1, whose translation is MSYHKRDADVLDENSVTKRSKGSDTAVQDVEKERENRDIGIFAKSSTLSVEGNGRNGSVSQPECKDKDNRIPECRGSSEETIACDSKVSNEKDGKSTSIEADAAEDKGCRHTMEDAWVVLPDASSEYPGKLRCAHFAIYDGHGGRLAADFAQRHLHANVLAAGLPRELMDIKAAKKAILEGFRRTDESLLEESAKGNWQDGATAVCVWVLGQTVMVANIGDAKAVLARSSSADQRLKAIVLTREHKAIYTQERTRIQKAGGSVGSNGRLQGRLEVSRAFGDRQFKKVGVIATPDIHSFELTEKEQFIILGCDGLWGVFAPSDAVEFVQKQLEDTASATTAARHLVKEAIRERRCKDNCTAIVIVFKH
- the LOC109714747 gene encoding probable protein phosphatase 2C 67 isoform X3, whose amino-acid sequence is MSYHKRDADVLDENSVTKRSKGSDTAVQDVEKERENRDIGIFAKSSTLSVEGNGRNGSVSQPECKDKDNRIPECRGSSEETIACDSKVSNEKDGKSTSIEADAAEDKGCRHTMEDAWVVLPDASSEYPGKLRCAHFAIYDGHGGRLAADFAQRHLHANVLAAGLPRELMDIKAAKKAILEGFRRTDESLLEESAKGNWQDGATAVCVWVLGQTVMVANIGDAKAVLARSSSADQRLKAIVLTREHKAIYTQERTRIQKAGGSVGSNGRLQGRLEVSRAFGDRQFKKVPSAYLSIIYSIFLLFFSFQMEC